A window of Orenia marismortui DSM 5156 contains these coding sequences:
- the pglX gene encoding BREX-1 system adenine-specific DNA-methyltransferase PglX has translation MDKTAIKNFAVDARNILIEQVKQKAYQIGISKDGIKDGEDRGEGYLAFKSSKRELSPKEVGEREELIKEIKNKGYEQVMEEVAYTWFNRFVALRYMEVNNYLPTGVRVLSSIEGSKAEPDIIREALHLGLDIDREKVYQYQDENKTDELYKYLLIQQCNELNQIMPFIFEEIADYTEILLPDNLLAEKSVITKLVSEIEEEDWQEGVEIIGWLYQFYISEKKDEVFASKKKIKKEEIPAATQLFTPDWIVKYMVENSLGKLWLESGNLNDDLKEHLKKEWEYYLEEAEQEPEVAEELEKIRAKDIRPEEIKVLDPACGSGHILVYAFDVLYEIYQSVGYSSRDIPKLILENNLYGLDIDDRAAQLAYFAVMMKAREKNRRIFRKPLELNITAIQESNSIGEAELKIIKDSGAKNINYLIEVFEDAKEYGSILEVEAIDEEAIEAELEMLKDKLGLFYDRVEDILLALIKQAKIMGQKYEVVCTNPPYMGNRSMNSKLKKYLRKKFKNSYRDLFAVFMEKGIDYSVEYGYIAMITMHSWMFLSSFEGLREDLLDNTTIDTMLHLGTKAFEEIGGEIVQTTSFVIKNYSNKEYNAKYLRLVDYNNAEEKRNQYFKNQNEYSANIIEFEIISGKPIAYWISDKVKKIFNEGTSLGEISKPKTGMTTGDNNRFLRLWNEVNFNKIGFNFKNREKAKESRLKWFPYSKGGGYRKWKGFNEYVINWENDGFEIKNNKTKSGRKKASVRSQDKYFSPCITWSSVTSYKFSSRIVEEGYLFDSGGSSIFLDKSILKYIQGLLSTKIAQLSLSISNPTLNYQPGDIAKIPVIFPENKSNEKIISELVAKCIQISKTDWDSFETSWDFKQHPLLTHKDNAQTIEDAFNNWSKFAEEQFYQLKENEEELNRIFIDIYGLEDELSPEVDEKDITVRKADRERDIKSFISYAIGCMLGRYSLDVEGLAYAGGEFDTSKYQTFPVDEDGIIPITKDEYFDDDIVAKFVEFVRVTFGEKNLEENLNFISETLSKRNSNSRETLRKYFITKSKFYRDHTRRYNKCPIYWLFQSDSRGKAFNVLIYMHRYDKGMVSKIRIDYLHKLQKKLEAEKQRLEGIIDSEMSSREKSKAKKKLSEIESDLQEILEYDQELNHVANQQIEIDLDDGVKKNYPKFKKLLAKI, from the coding sequence TTGGATAAGACGGCAATTAAGAATTTTGCAGTTGATGCTAGAAATATACTAATTGAACAGGTAAAGCAGAAAGCATATCAGATTGGGATTAGCAAAGATGGAATTAAAGATGGGGAAGATAGAGGAGAAGGTTATTTAGCTTTTAAGTCTTCCAAAAGAGAGTTAAGTCCTAAAGAGGTTGGAGAGAGAGAAGAGTTAATTAAAGAGATAAAGAATAAAGGTTATGAGCAGGTAATGGAAGAGGTTGCTTATACCTGGTTTAATCGTTTTGTGGCTTTACGCTATATGGAGGTTAATAATTATCTACCGACAGGGGTTAGGGTCTTATCTTCAATTGAAGGTAGCAAGGCAGAGCCAGATATTATTCGGGAGGCATTACATCTTGGCTTGGATATTGATCGGGAGAAGGTTTATCAATACCAAGATGAGAACAAGACTGATGAGTTATATAAGTATTTATTAATTCAGCAATGTAATGAATTAAATCAGATTATGCCTTTTATCTTTGAAGAGATTGCTGATTATACTGAGATACTATTACCAGATAATTTATTGGCAGAGAAATCGGTAATTACTAAGCTAGTAAGTGAAATTGAAGAGGAAGATTGGCAAGAGGGAGTAGAGATAATTGGGTGGTTGTATCAGTTCTATATCTCTGAAAAGAAGGATGAGGTCTTTGCTAGTAAGAAGAAGATAAAAAAGGAAGAGATACCTGCTGCAACTCAGTTATTTACTCCAGATTGGATAGTTAAGTATATGGTTGAGAATTCTTTGGGTAAACTATGGTTAGAATCGGGTAACTTAAATGATGACTTAAAGGAGCACTTAAAGAAAGAGTGGGAGTATTATCTGGAAGAAGCAGAACAGGAGCCAGAGGTGGCAGAAGAATTAGAGAAGATCAGAGCTAAGGATATTCGACCAGAAGAGATTAAGGTATTAGACCCTGCTTGTGGTAGTGGCCATATCTTGGTTTATGCCTTTGATGTTTTATATGAGATTTATCAATCAGTAGGTTATTCTAGTCGGGATATACCAAAATTAATTTTAGAGAATAATCTTTATGGATTGGATATAGATGATCGAGCAGCACAATTGGCTTACTTCGCAGTAATGATGAAGGCTAGAGAGAAGAATCGCCGTATCTTTAGAAAACCACTAGAGTTGAATATTACGGCAATTCAAGAGAGTAATAGTATCGGTGAAGCTGAATTAAAGATAATTAAAGATAGTGGAGCTAAGAATATAAATTATTTAATTGAAGTTTTTGAGGATGCTAAAGAATATGGTTCTATTTTAGAAGTTGAGGCAATTGATGAAGAGGCTATAGAAGCAGAATTAGAGATGTTAAAGGATAAGTTAGGGTTATTTTATGATAGAGTTGAAGATATATTATTGGCTTTAATTAAACAGGCTAAAATAATGGGGCAGAAGTATGAGGTGGTTTGTACTAATCCACCTTATATGGGTAATAGAAGTATGAATTCTAAATTAAAGAAATATTTAAGGAAAAAATTTAAGAATAGCTATAGAGATTTATTTGCTGTATTTATGGAAAAAGGTATAGATTATAGTGTTGAATATGGTTACATAGCTATGATAACTATGCATTCGTGGATGTTTTTATCTAGTTTTGAAGGTTTAAGAGAAGATTTACTTGACAACACTACAATTGACACAATGTTACATTTAGGAACAAAAGCTTTTGAAGAAATAGGAGGAGAGATAGTCCAAACTACATCTTTTGTAATTAAGAATTATTCTAATAAAGAGTACAATGCTAAATATTTAAGGTTAGTTGATTATAACAATGCTGAAGAAAAAAGGAATCAATATTTCAAAAATCAGAATGAATATTCTGCAAATATTATTGAGTTTGAAATTATTTCTGGCAAACCAATTGCTTATTGGATAAGTGACAAAGTTAAAAAAATATTTAATGAAGGGACATCTTTGGGAGAAATTTCGAAACCCAAGACTGGAATGACTACTGGTGATAACAATAGATTTTTAAGATTGTGGAATGAAGTTAATTTTAATAAGATAGGTTTTAACTTTAAAAATAGAGAAAAAGCAAAAGAAAGTAGATTAAAATGGTTTCCTTATAGTAAAGGAGGAGGTTATAGAAAGTGGAAAGGATTTAATGAATATGTTATTAATTGGGAAAATGATGGATTTGAAATAAAAAATAATAAAACTAAAAGTGGAAGAAAAAAAGCTTCAGTAAGAAGTCAAGATAAATATTTTTCACCATGTATTACATGGTCTTCGGTAACATCTTATAAATTTTCTTCAAGAATAGTTGAGGAAGGTTATTTGTTTGATTCAGGAGGTTCTTCAATATTTTTAGATAAAAGTATATTAAAATATATACAAGGCCTTTTAAGTACTAAAATAGCACAATTGTCCTTGTCAATAAGTAACCCTACTTTAAATTATCAACCCGGTGATATAGCTAAAATTCCAGTGATTTTTCCAGAAAATAAAAGTAATGAAAAGATAATTAGCGAATTAGTAGCAAAGTGTATTCAAATATCCAAAACCGACTGGGACTCTTTCGAAACATCATGGGATTTCAAGCAACACCCATTGCTAACACACAAAGACAATGCACAAACAATCGAAGATGCCTTCAATAATTGGTCAAAATTTGCAGAAGAACAATTCTACCAACTTAAAGAAAACGAAGAAGAGTTAAACCGTATCTTCATTGACATCTATGGATTAGAAGATGAACTAAGTCCAGAGGTTGATGAGAAGGATATAACAGTTAGAAAAGCAGATAGAGAACGGGATATCAAAAGCTTTATCTCTTATGCTATTGGTTGTATGCTAGGACGTTATTCATTGGATGTAGAGGGACTAGCTTATGCAGGAGGAGAATTTGATACAAGTAAGTATCAGACATTCCCTGTTGATGAAGATGGAATTATTCCAATTACTAAGGACGAATACTTTGATGATGATATAGTAGCTAAGTTTGTAGAATTTGTTAGGGTTACCTTCGGTGAAAAGAATTTAGAAGAGAATTTGAACTTTATTTCTGAAACTTTGAGTAAGCGTAATAGTAACTCTCGAGAAACTTTAAGAAAATATTTTATTACCAAGTCTAAATTCTATCGTGATCATACGAGAAGATATAATAAATGTCCAATTTATTGGTTATTCCAAAGCGATAGTAGAGGTAAGGCCTTTAATGTTTTAATTTATATGCACCGCTATGATAAAGGAATGGTATCTAAGATTAGAATAGATTATCTTCATAAATTACAGAAAAAATTAGAAGCAGAAAAGCAACGACTAGAAGGAATTATTGATTCAGAGATGTCTAGTCGAGAGAAGAGTAAGGCTAAGAAGAAGTTAAGTGAAATCGAGAGTGATTTACAGGAGATATTAGAGTATGATCAGGAATTAAATCATGTAGCTAATCAGCAGATCGAAATTGATTTAGATGATGGAGTTAAGAAGAATTATCCGAAATTTAAGAAGTTATTAGCTAAAATTTAG
- a CDS encoding nucleotidyltransferase domain-containing protein gives MKFGLKNKELEAIVNKIKKVDKIEEAVIFGSRARGDYSRSSDIDIAVYAEDISDMELNLLRDSLEQLDIIYKIDLVDVKSLTKEGLIKNIEEEGVVIYSR, from the coding sequence ATGAAATTTGGCTTAAAGAATAAAGAATTAGAGGCAATAGTCAATAAGATAAAAAAAGTTGATAAAATAGAAGAGGCTGTTATCTTCGGTTCTAGAGCTAGAGGAGATTACAGTAGAAGCTCTGACATAGATATAGCCGTTTATGCTGAAGATATTAGTGATATGGAATTGAATTTATTAAGAGATAGTTTAGAACAGTTAGATATTATATATAAGATTGATTTAGTAGATGTCAAGAGCTTAACTAAAGAAGGATTAATTAAGAATATTGAAGAAGAAGGGGTAGTTATTTATAGCAGATAA
- a CDS encoding nucleotidyltransferase substrate binding protein, producing MKQLRWEEKLSDFKQALDRLEEGLKEESINPLMIDGVIQRFEFNYELAWKVMKFFLEYQGIEGAKSPRTTFREAFSFGLIENGDDWIDMLKDRNLTSHTYDEERAKRIYDKIKQKHFDNLKSVYEKLKDEEVE from the coding sequence GTGAAGCAATTGCGTTGGGAGGAGAAACTTAGTGATTTTAAACAGGCTTTAGATAGATTAGAAGAGGGGTTGAAAGAAGAGTCTATTAATCCATTGATGATTGATGGAGTTATCCAACGGTTTGAGTTTAATTATGAATTAGCTTGGAAGGTGATGAAATTCTTTTTAGAATATCAAGGAATTGAAGGGGCGAAGAGTCCTCGAACTACCTTTAGAGAAGCTTTTTCTTTTGGTTTAATAGAGAATGGTGATGATTGGATTGATATGCTTAAGGATAGAAATTTAACTTCCCATACTTATGATGAAGAACGAGCCAAAAGAATCTATGATAAGATTAAGCAGAAACATTTTGATAATTTAAAATCTGTCTATGAAAAACTAAAAGATGAGGAAGTAGAATAA
- the brxC gene encoding BREX system P-loop protein BrxC: MKLKQMFKKDITRDIKGVIKVGQSDEENIKQELEEYVVTHELEEYFERFYDAYKKGIDGLTDKMGVWVSGFFGSGKSHFIKILSYLLENKEIEEKAAIDFFEDKFKNDKLLEAIEQSGEIETDVILFNIDSKSDADSKSEKDAIVKVFMKVFNDYLGYCGDIPWLADLERTMDRDSTYEDFKAEFKKIIGDEWEDRRHDFYYEEDAIIEALVNTTKMSEETARNWYYSAENNYSLSVEKFAKLVQEYIEAKSNNHHLVFLVDEIGQYIGDDTQLMLNLQTVAEDLGTYCGGKAWVLVTSQQDIDSITKVQGGDFSKIQGRFDTRLSLSSANVDEVIQKRILDKKDEVKDTLRLLYGNKSSILKNLITFSADTAEMKNYVDEDNFANIYPFIPYQFDLLQKVFESIRLHGASGKHLSEGERSLLSAFQESALIYVDNELGKLVPFSAFYESIKDFLDASVSRVIKKAQERAEDSNSKLEEQDVEVLKVLFMIKYIDEVPANLENITTLMISDIDEDKIDLKEKIENSLKRLVKETLIQKNGPEYMFLTNEEQDINREIKSTKIDPDMVIDKIGEYVFEDIYPDRKYAYSTEYNFPFNKIIDKQHRGRPNGEVGVRIVTPFCLDSEEELRLASSANNNIIFKLPEGNLMDELEESLKLDKYLRKKGGMAKTEEIERIMSAKRRESNERNSRIKEILIQDLGEAEIYVKSERLEVKSSDPVKRINEGFKFLIETIYKKLNYIEEFTKDKSQLLKKINSNNNQLNFDDQIANHLAIDEIRRYISRRNERNLKTSLKKVMEDFQSAPYGWKELDIAAVVVELFKAQEIKLQYKGESIEKDNRRLIDYLTRNNYMEGLIITKRVKVEQRLINLARNLARDLFAKTAFPNDEDGLMEAIKEEMRVEIEARDTGINDLLNIYNENRDKDYPGEDILKRGKRAMESILEIRDAFEFYSALAENEDELLDYEEDAELLKNFLTGDQKKYYDKAWDTIEVYKDNQSYVLEKDIINLIEELQNILAMEEPYSEIYRIPELRNKFNDKFADLLDEESKPVKNVIKNDYEIVKDELAEKELPEVFEEKIKRGFINLLDRLDRANNLYQVIAMKEESDRLKIRSIEDIRKKVRELELKYKQEEEKNKDNKSSVKETPEKDDYKVKETEVISLAYILHGAQIIEEKDDIEEVLDVIRKKLQRELDADKRIKLV; encoded by the coding sequence ATGAAACTTAAACAGATGTTTAAGAAGGATATTACTCGTGATATAAAAGGAGTTATTAAAGTAGGACAGAGTGATGAAGAAAATATAAAGCAAGAGCTTGAGGAGTATGTTGTAACTCATGAATTAGAAGAGTATTTTGAAAGGTTTTATGATGCATATAAGAAAGGAATAGATGGTTTAACTGATAAGATGGGTGTGTGGGTTTCTGGATTCTTCGGTTCTGGTAAATCCCATTTTATTAAAATATTATCTTATTTGTTAGAAAATAAAGAAATAGAAGAAAAGGCAGCCATTGATTTTTTTGAAGATAAATTTAAGAATGATAAATTATTAGAGGCTATTGAGCAGTCAGGAGAAATAGAAACGGATGTAATATTGTTTAATATTGATTCTAAAAGTGATGCTGATAGTAAATCAGAAAAAGATGCAATAGTTAAAGTGTTTATGAAGGTTTTTAATGATTATTTGGGCTATTGTGGAGATATTCCATGGTTGGCTGATTTAGAAAGAACTATGGATAGAGATAGTACATATGAAGATTTTAAAGCAGAATTTAAAAAAATCATAGGCGATGAATGGGAAGATAGAAGGCATGATTTTTATTATGAAGAGGATGCAATTATAGAAGCACTAGTTAATACTACGAAAATGAGTGAAGAAACAGCAAGGAACTGGTATTATAGTGCAGAGAATAACTATAGTTTAAGTGTAGAGAAGTTTGCAAAATTGGTGCAAGAATATATTGAGGCTAAAAGCAATAATCATCATCTAGTATTTTTAGTTGATGAAATTGGCCAATATATTGGTGACGATACACAGTTAATGTTGAACTTACAGACGGTAGCTGAAGATTTAGGTACATATTGTGGAGGTAAAGCCTGGGTATTAGTAACTTCACAGCAGGATATTGATTCAATAACTAAGGTACAAGGCGGAGATTTCTCCAAAATACAAGGAAGATTTGATACGAGATTAAGTTTATCTAGTGCTAATGTAGATGAGGTTATACAAAAGCGGATATTAGATAAAAAAGATGAGGTAAAGGATACTTTGAGATTACTTTACGGTAATAAGAGTTCAATTTTAAAGAATTTAATTACTTTTTCTGCTGATACAGCCGAGATGAAGAATTATGTTGATGAAGATAACTTTGCTAATATTTATCCTTTTATTCCTTATCAATTTGATTTATTGCAGAAGGTTTTTGAGTCGATTAGATTACATGGTGCTTCTGGGAAGCATTTATCAGAAGGTGAGCGGTCATTACTTAGTGCTTTCCAAGAATCAGCATTGATTTATGTTGATAATGAGTTAGGTAAGCTAGTACCTTTTTCAGCCTTTTATGAATCAATTAAAGACTTCTTAGATGCAAGTGTAAGTAGAGTGATTAAGAAAGCTCAAGAAAGGGCAGAAGACAGTAATTCTAAGCTAGAAGAGCAGGATGTAGAAGTGTTAAAGGTTTTATTTATGATCAAATATATTGATGAAGTACCTGCTAATCTTGAGAATATTACCACACTAATGATCAGTGATATTGATGAAGATAAGATAGATTTAAAAGAAAAGATAGAAAACTCATTAAAAAGATTGGTCAAAGAAACATTAATTCAAAAGAATGGTCCAGAATATATGTTTTTGACTAATGAAGAACAGGACATTAATCGGGAAATAAAGAGTACAAAGATAGATCCTGATATGGTTATAGATAAGATTGGTGAATATGTATTTGAAGATATTTATCCCGATAGAAAATATGCCTATTCTACAGAATATAATTTCCCTTTTAATAAAATTATAGATAAGCAACATCGAGGTCGTCCAAATGGGGAAGTAGGTGTTAGAATAGTAACTCCATTTTGTCTTGATAGTGAAGAAGAATTAAGATTGGCTTCTTCAGCCAATAATAATATTATTTTTAAGTTACCAGAAGGAAATTTAATGGATGAGTTAGAAGAGTCCTTAAAATTAGATAAGTACTTAAGAAAAAAAGGTGGTATGGCCAAGACTGAAGAGATAGAGAGAATCATGAGTGCCAAAAGACGAGAATCTAATGAGAGAAATTCTAGAATTAAAGAGATATTGATTCAGGATTTAGGTGAGGCAGAGATTTATGTTAAGAGTGAAAGATTAGAAGTTAAATCTAGTGATCCAGTCAAGAGAATTAATGAAGGCTTTAAATTCCTGATTGAAACTATTTATAAGAAGTTAAATTATATTGAAGAGTTTACCAAAGATAAGAGTCAATTATTAAAGAAGATTAACAGTAATAATAATCAGCTTAACTTTGATGATCAGATAGCTAATCATTTAGCTATTGATGAGATCAGAAGATATATTAGTAGAAGAAATGAAAGAAATCTGAAGACAAGCTTAAAGAAGGTAATGGAAGATTTTCAGAGTGCTCCTTATGGTTGGAAAGAGTTAGATATTGCAGCAGTAGTAGTTGAATTGTTTAAGGCTCAAGAGATTAAGTTGCAGTATAAAGGAGAAAGTATTGAGAAGGATAATAGAAGATTAATTGATTATTTAACTCGAAATAATTATATGGAAGGGTTAATAATCACTAAGAGAGTTAAAGTAGAACAAAGATTAATTAATTTGGCCAGAAATCTAGCCAGAGATCTTTTTGCCAAGACAGCATTTCCTAATGATGAAGATGGATTGATGGAAGCTATTAAAGAAGAAATGAGGGTTGAGATAGAAGCTAGAGATACTGGAATTAATGATTTATTGAATATTTATAATGAAAATAGAGATAAAGATTATCCAGGTGAAGATATCTTAAAAAGAGGTAAGAGGGCTATGGAGTCTATTCTAGAAATCAGAGATGCTTTTGAGTTCTATAGTGCTTTGGCTGAGAATGAAGATGAATTATTAGATTATGAAGAGGATGCAGAGTTGCTTAAGAACTTCTTAACTGGTGATCAGAAGAAATACTATGATAAGGCTTGGGATACAATAGAGGTTTATAAAGATAATCAGTCCTATGTATTGGAGAAAGATATAATCAATTTAATAGAAGAATTACAGAATATATTAGCCATGGAAGAACCTTATTCTGAGATTTATAGAATACCAGAATTAAGAAATAAATTTAATGATAAATTCGCTGATTTATTGGATGAAGAGAGTAAACCTGTTAAGAATGTAATTAAGAATGATTATGAGATAGTTAAAGATGAGTTGGCTGAGAAAGAGTTGCCAGAGGTCTTTGAAGAAAAGATTAAAAGAGGATTTATTAATTTATTGGATAGGCTTGATAGGGCTAATAATTTGTATCAAGTAATTGCAATGAAAGAAGAGAGTGACCGTTTAAAGATACGTTCTATTGAGGATATTAGGAAGAAAGTTAGAGAATTAGAGCTTAAATATAAGCAAGAGGAAGAGAAGAATAAGGATAATAAGAGTTCTGTCAAGGAAACTCCAGAAAAAGATGATTATAAGGTTAAAGAGACAGAAGTAATTAGCTTAGCATACATTTTACATGGGGCACAGATTATTGAAGAGAAAGATGATATTGAAGAGGTGCTTGATGTAATCAGAAAGAAATTACAGAGGGAACTTGATGCAGATAAACGAATAAAATTAGTTTAG
- a CDS encoding DUF1788 domain-containing protein, with amino-acid sequence MSNIRERLDQILPKIKEDSFIEGRGLGNEIGYYVFDYEPKDELLLREHIKFVKDKINNGNLKIKIIEFDLYQIMLNILKDKGYLEKTIKMEKRGGSDRVLKGTKRTLRLLDDNNLLVKYITKKVKDNHIVFLTGVGKAWPIIRSHTVLNNLHAALDEVPVVMFFPGLYDGATLKLFGEFKDDNYYRAFRLVEK; translated from the coding sequence ATGAGTAATATTCGTGAAAGGTTAGATCAGATATTACCAAAGATAAAAGAAGATAGTTTTATAGAAGGTAGAGGTTTAGGTAATGAGATTGGGTATTATGTCTTTGATTATGAACCTAAAGATGAATTGTTGCTAAGGGAACATATAAAATTTGTTAAAGATAAAATTAACAATGGTAATTTAAAGATTAAGATAATTGAGTTTGATTTATATCAAATAATGTTAAATATATTAAAAGATAAAGGGTATTTAGAAAAGACAATAAAGATGGAAAAACGCGGAGGAAGTGATCGAGTATTAAAAGGAACTAAGAGAACACTTAGATTATTGGATGATAATAATTTGTTAGTAAAGTATATTACAAAGAAAGTCAAAGATAATCATATTGTCTTTTTAACTGGAGTAGGGAAGGCATGGCCTATAATTAGATCTCATACTGTATTAAATAATCTTCATGCTGCTTTGGATGAAGTTCCTGTAGTAATGTTCTTTCCAGGGCTTTATGATGGGGCTACTTTAAAGTTGTTTGGTGAGTTTAAAGACGATAATTACTATCGTGCCTTTAGGCTAGTTGAAAAGTAA
- a CDS encoding DUF1819 family protein: MKKKNKYSTGIKSTPFLYLELKKIAKLKVRESDITDKEIRRQAVDDNIFQVNTLTRRKTIARATIKRINVLDEYLIDQLLNGTIDTSKQIALYSILKNDRLFFEFMKEVYREKYLIKDPYLHDKDFNIFFEKKAEQSEKVAGWKDYTYYKLKQVFIRILFEAGFIKDQDEREIVRPIINQNLKQHLIDKNEEEYLESMLG; the protein is encoded by the coding sequence ATGAAGAAAAAAAATAAGTATAGCACAGGAATTAAATCCACTCCTTTTTTATATTTGGAATTAAAGAAAATTGCTAAATTAAAGGTTAGAGAATCAGATATAACAGATAAAGAAATAAGAAGACAAGCAGTAGATGATAATATTTTTCAGGTCAATACATTAACTAGGAGGAAGACGATTGCTAGAGCCACAATTAAAAGAATTAATGTATTAGATGAGTACTTAATTGATCAATTATTAAATGGTACTATTGATACTAGTAAGCAAATAGCATTATATTCAATTCTAAAAAATGATAGACTCTTTTTTGAGTTTATGAAAGAAGTATATAGAGAGAAATATTTAATAAAAGATCCTTATTTACATGACAAGGATTTTAATATTTTCTTTGAAAAGAAGGCAGAACAGAGTGAAAAGGTAGCTGGATGGAAGGATTATACTTATTATAAATTAAAACAAGTTTTTATTAGGATATTGTTTGAAGCTGGTTTTATTAAAGATCAAGATGAACGCGAGATTGTTAGGCCAATTATTAATCAGAATTTAAAGCAGCATCTTATAGATAAGAATGAAGAAGAATATCTTGAATCAATGCTGGGATGA
- a CDS encoding HK97 family phage prohead protease — MKYKTKRIPFELKDFDEETGVFTGYAAGDLIESGAFAKTLEENKGRVKICWQHDPYNPIGKSIEMREDKKGLFVKGQISDTSLGKDVKILMKDGVINEYSKSTESQT; from the coding sequence ATGAAGTATAAAACGAAAAGAATTCCCTTTGAGCTTAAAGATTTCGATGAAGAGACAGGTGTCTTTACTGGTTATGCTGCTGGAGATTTAATTGAATCAGGTGCTTTTGCAAAGACATTAGAAGAAAATAAGGGTAGAGTAAAGATCTGTTGGCAACATGATCCCTATAATCCTATTGGGAAATCAATTGAGATGAGAGAGGATAAAAAAGGTTTATTTGTTAAGGGGCAAATTAGTGACACAAGCTTAGGTAAAGATGTAAAGATTCTGATGAAGGATGGGGTGATTAATGAGTATAGTAAGTCAACTGAATCACAAACATAA
- a CDS encoding leucine-rich repeat domain-containing protein has protein sequence MKIKLLILASLLSLIFLFNNVCVATSGQPIDSVDQNSNVVEKYKKVGINLKGELQKGNLYQKDGQYFIKFKESSLKKWVLKRLKDTNNLDIKEVSLQNALLLDAISVPNSNIRNLDNFKMFLNVTYINLEGNKNIKDYSNLKYLKELNNLNLQNNNLESIDFLKHITNKIEYLTLSNNRIKNLAPINHLINLRKLSLRNNQIVNLNPLSNMNELIHLYLTNNRLKNLKGLNAKHLFLYVGGNPLTIEGLEFIKNLELTELNIDRKVFDGIVFAKYPEYLWDIEYLNFIEEDKDE, from the coding sequence ATGAAGATAAAGCTATTAATTTTGGCCAGTTTATTAAGTTTGATATTTTTATTTAATAATGTTTGTGTAGCTACAAGTGGACAACCAATTGATTCAGTAGATCAGAATTCAAATGTAGTAGAAAAATATAAAAAAGTGGGGATTAATCTAAAGGGAGAATTACAAAAGGGGAATTTGTATCAGAAAGACGGGCAATATTTTATTAAATTTAAAGAATCTAGTTTAAAAAAATGGGTTCTTAAAAGGTTAAAAGATACTAATAACTTGGATATAAAAGAAGTATCTTTACAAAATGCTTTGTTATTGGATGCCATATCTGTACCTAATTCTAATATAAGAAATTTAGATAATTTTAAAATGTTTTTAAATGTAACTTATATTAATTTAGAAGGAAATAAAAATATTAAAGATTACTCTAATTTAAAATACTTGAAAGAATTAAATAATTTAAATTTACAAAATAATAATTTAGAAAGTATAGACTTTTTGAAACATATTACTAATAAAATTGAATATTTAACATTAAGTAATAATCGAATCAAGAATTTAGCTCCTATAAATCATTTGATTAATTTAAGAAAATTAAGTTTAAGAAATAATCAAATAGTTAATTTAAATCCTTTATCAAATATGAATGAATTAATTCATTTATATTTAACTAATAATAGATTGAAAAATCTTAAAGGGTTAAATGCTAAACATTTATTTTTATATGTAGGTGGAAATCCACTAACAATTGAAGGATTAGAATTTATAAAAAATTTGGAATTAACTGAGCTAAACATAGATAGAAAAGTATTTGACGGTATCGTTTTTGCTAAATATCCTGAATATCTTTGGGATATAGAATATTTAAATTTTATAGAGGAGGACAAAGATGAGTAA
- a CDS encoding ferritin family protein, producing the protein MKFNNLTQKDILEITRELMKMRKENVREVNGEDLSFLLQEMYLSIENELRDSAYYRALADIAPNEFAAEMINEFAKDEREHAYQLQKAYERLTGDKFLSQYEYEFELDAQDYQEYLEKRVIDETADYKKYKSYYLMTNNPYLRDIFFNAMHDEMQHAVRELYLIHMYMENMGMM; encoded by the coding sequence ATGAAATTTAATAACTTAACCCAAAAAGATATATTAGAGATAACTAGAGAATTGATGAAAATGAGAAAGGAAAATGTTAGAGAAGTTAATGGAGAAGATTTATCCTTTTTATTACAGGAGATGTATCTATCAATTGAAAATGAATTGAGAGATTCTGCTTATTATAGAGCTTTAGCAGATATAGCTCCAAATGAATTTGCTGCTGAGATGATTAATGAGTTTGCTAAAGATGAAAGAGAGCATGCTTATCAGTTACAAAAAGCTTACGAAAGATTGACAGGTGATAAATTTCTTTCTCAATATGAATATGAGTTTGAATTAGATGCACAAGATTATCAGGAATATTTAGAAAAGAGGGTTATAGATGAAACTGCAGATTATAAGAAGTATAAAAGCTATTATTTAATGACTAATAACCCTTATTTAAGAGATATATTCTTCAATGCAATGCACGATGAAATGCAGCATGCAGTCCGTGAATTATATTTAATTCATATGTATATGGAAAATATGGGTATGATGTAA